TATTCACTCACTGAGTTAAACAAAATGACTTGGCAAAGGTTTTGATTGAGTAACCTTATCCGTCGACAACAAGAATAAATGGTACTCCCAGTTCAAGCACAAGAAGGATCAAAGAAATTTGACAGAATTAATGAAAAGTCAGACATCATTGAGAACCACTAAACAAGCATAAAAACATAACTCATCACAATATGATATCTAAATCCACACCCAACCTAAATAATAAGCCCATATGAAGTTTATACACTTATATCCTCCAACTGACCGTAGACACATGATAATCTACACAAACTCAAATGAAAGGCAAGAAACAGCAGTTCAGATACAACTTGTAAAAGTTCCATTAAAGTGGTCACAGTGGAAGGAGAAGGATCTGTTCCTCTGAACGTTTAACACCTCAAGTAGGTTTTCAGTATACATGTGCTACCTCTCCCTTCTGCCACATTCTTAATCTTTCCTGTGGATTATTTGCTGAGGTTTGGGTCACTGACTCAAACCAATCACCGTTCTAACCTAGCCAGGCTGATCTCAACTCTCAAAAAGACAAGTTGGCATTCAGCAAATGAACTTTGCTTAATAAATAgagaaaatgaaacagaaaagcAATTTGTTTGGTTGTCTCTGCATTTCTAATAACTGATTCATAATACGAGAcctgaaatttattttgtccAATAGCAGATAACTCCAGAAGgttcagaaaataaaattcacgTGGGCAAAACCATTGCCCGAACTGGCGAAATGACAAAGTCAAAACGCGAACAACGTCGATGTGGAACCCATAATttaagaaacaagaacatgctGACATTAACACACGTACACAGATACACAAAAAATTCAGAGTTGGTATCAAAGAGAATTCTCAAAAAATCCCAAAATCGTCAAGTACTTCTCCAATTTCCCATCCAATTTTAGACCCTAGAAAACAACAACACCTTCATGTACCCATCCGGGATTTGTCCGCATCGCCAAAGATAGAACGGAATAAATTAATTCGccaaaaaaacgagaaaaaaaaatcagaacaaGGCTGTTGGCAGTAGAAACcctataaagaaaaagaggaaacaacAAAATATCCCAGAAAACGCAAGAAATTGAGAAGTGTACCGACATTCTGTATAGTGGACGTAGTACTCGTAGTCGTTGTGACCGCCGCCATGCAGCTTCCGCCGCTCGATAACTTTCACGGGGTGGAATTTGCCGTCCCTCCACCGGCACATCACGCGCGTCCCGACCTCTAGCGGCGTCGCCCCGCCCTTCCGCTGCTGAGACCCGCCATTCTCCGCCTCCGTCGATCCACCACCGGCGGCCTCCGCCGCCGGCGGCTTCCCGTTGCAAGAGGCCACGCCCCCTCTCTCCGAATCAATCGCACCCATGGTTATCGGAGAAGAGGAGGGAGAGGAGCTCCCATCGTTTATCGTTCTTTACGTGAATATGCTTACCGTAACTCCTGAGCCAACTTAAACATCAAGACCAGGTTCCATTTCAGTGCACGTGTTTATACACCTTCACTTTGTCCGCAATATTTATTCTTTGCAAGGCAACAATTGTATAGCAAATTTTCCAGTTTTAAGAACTTATTTTGCTtctaaaacattaaaataatatttattaccatattttattgaattaaaatatagcttttaaaatatgttttttaaaaaaatgtgtttaaaacacattctttttcttatcaaatacTTTCTTAACTTTTTAAATATACAATTTAGAGACTCTACCTCACTAGttcaaaagtatattttttaaaaaataaatagtagaAGGTTGAGTATCGTTGTTTGATACAACCTTCGTCTGTAGGAGATAATGTATCAATCGTAGATGCCGGGATTTATAAtacattttctttccaaaactaTGTAGCTGATGAATTCGATAAGAAAATTTCGTACCCTGATAAGCAAgcaaatttggatccaaaaatgaaaatcttccTACCAAATTGAATAGATGTGTGATTATAGCATACGTTTTTGAGTCCTATTACACATGAATTTCAGATATAATTTTGCATCCTGTATACTCTGGATTCAAATCCAACCTTTGAGTCTTTTATCCGATTAACCAGATATTgctgattcagattcaaacatAAAGATACGAATCCATATGTATGGTTGTGTTTAATTTCCTACCGATCAAAGGGGATCTGAAGTCAAGGATAGataaaatctatatttttaacaaactgtggatttcagcatCAACCTTCCAaggtggatctcaaatccagcGACATTGTAAAAACCATGGTTTTGAGGTCCAATCCAGGGAGAGGGTGTCGGTCCTCAAAACTGTGAATCTCACATCCATGATAATCAAACACAACcaacattatttttttccataagAATCCAACATCTATCAAACTAAGGGAGGGGGGAGGCATTGCCCCTATTATCTATAGagctcttcattttcttcacagGTCAAGTTACTGAAGCACAAAACACATCATTCTATTGAAACCCTGCCAAAGCGCTCCCTTTTGCACACCGCTATTTGAATGCTAAATGAAATCTTCGCCACAAAAACTAATACATCGTCATCTATTTATTACATGATCTGCTCTCAAAGCTCATTCACACAATATATGCTACACAACCACATTCCACAAACGAGATGAATGAAAAAACGACATCTCCGCCTCCCACTTCAAACCTACTAATCACGGATCATGTGCATGTTTATGCGTCGGTGAATAAACACCATGACCACCGTATGAACTCTGAGTGCTAAACAAATTTGGGTAAGAAAAAGGATCATCGTCCATGGAGGTTGATCTTTCGTATCGAACATCTTGGTCGTCAAGGTTAGAAGATTCCCTCTCAATTCTAGGAGTGTCAAAAGAAGGATGCAACACTTCTTCTGATCCCTGAGGATGTATCTCAGTTTGAAGACCTGAATGGTATGAAGGTCCAGTCCCACTGCTAATTTTCTGCTCAGATTCATCGAATAAGGTGCTGTTCAATTCTCTATCTTCTGCAGCATCATTCCTGCCACTATCAGCGAGATCACTGCCCCTCTTATCGTAAAGCTGAGAAATTTTGATTTGTGCTAGGTTTGCAGCAGAGcgggcagcagcagcagcactctCAGCAGTTTCAGCAGCCTGCTGGGCAGCTGCCAAGACATCCTGTAAGTCTGCGGGTATGGCTGTTTTGGTTCTTGAAATGGAACACATACGCTGATCCTGAAATGATCCAGAAGAAGTAACTGGTGGGTTGAAAGGTAGGAACTGTTTCTTCTCCTCCTGAGAAACTGATGTATCAGTTGCCACATATGATACCGGGACAGAATCCTTTTTGTCAGGAGACTGAGATTTCTTCTCCTCTGTATCCAATGAGATATTGGGTGCCATATGAGAGTGTGAATCCAACATCACTCCATTAGCACGCAAATGAACCTCTTCCCTTGAACCAACGTTGCTGTCAGGAGCTACATTAAGTGTTCTAAAGTTCGCATCATCATGATTAATAGACGTTTTGCTAATCCCACTGACTGAACTGTCAACTGGAGCATAAGAAGGTGGTTCTACGGTAGTTGCATCAGATCCAGTGTGGAGATTTATCTCATCTTGATTTCTAACGAAGTTGTCAGGATTGGGCCTATAAGCAGGTGCATTTGAAACATCTTTACTGGGATGTTGCAGTGTCTCATAAGAGACAAAATCACCCTTCGCAGCTGaatttatgattgaatcatgagATGGGGCAGATGGTGGAGGCACGTCTGGAAATGCTCCTTTCTCATAATTGGGATGAATTGAGCCTCGAGGGGCTTCCGGAAGATCAAGTATGTCAAAGCCAGTTTCTGGATCCAACTTTTCATGGGAATCCTTTAAAGAACCAGAATAGAAAGACTCATCATGTTTTACTTCGGGAAGTGGCACTTTTGACCCATCAATGAACTGGCTTGGACCATTCTGTAGAACAAAGGAAAACAACGTTAAAAAGGAGAGCAAATAGAGCAGTCACCAGTCCAAACGGCCATTCAGAGTTGAACAATGTTCGTCTTACAAGCAAGTCCTCATGAGGCTTTAAAAGTTCAGCTTCCGAAGCAGTTGGGTCCCAATCTAATTCATGCTCTTCCGCTATCTCCTTAAGCAGCCTTAGCTTTTCCTCAACAGGAGGTGCACGGACTGATAGCAGCTCAATTATCTGTAATGTAATATGAAGCTGAAGAACATAAGGAAAAGATGATGGAGAAGTGGCTGCAAGccaaggaaacatttttccacaATATAACCTGGCGGTTAACACCGCAGTCTGGCATGAGTTCTGTTGCGGCTGTGACAAATTCCCTCCCATATTTTGCAGCAAATAGCATCTGAGCTTGTATCAGTTCTGGTAAGTCTGAGCATCTTGGTGCAGCAAAACAGAGACTGGAAATTGCCTCCTTCAAGTCTAGAGGGCATTCCCTGAAAATTTTACCATAACAAGTTATATCCTCTTGCAGTTATCGAGGCCTGACTGTAAGTCCTTATCTGAATCTTGAAATAGAGAAATAAAGCATATTCCATAAAGTCCATGATAATTTAAGAAATAGCACCTCGTAATTTCTTATCTGCATCTTTTCCAATAAGTACTTATGGACTATGTTGGCAATATGTATAATGAAATCAATTTCAGCTATAGAAGTGACAAAGAAGTCTGAGGGTTgaaaatatatgcataaaaaCATATAGAACAGTGCAAAGGGGCAAGCCAGCAGTTCCATAAATTTATTTAACATCCTCATTGAATTGTTATTTAGAAGGATGGAACATTACCTAGGTTCTCTTCCATTAGCAACACCCAGACGGTAGTTTGACATCAAAtattaaaactattttttatggCAATGCTCAGCAATTAGTGTGTGGATATAACCAAGCTTCCAGGTCAAATGAACATTGCCTACAAAATTGTGAAACACCATGGTTATGTTCATTTGGATATGGGCAAACTGGAACAATGGTGATAAGCAGCACATAAAGGCCAGACGATTTCCACAATGATGTGAGGAAACTTATACAACCCAAAGCTTACAGGGAAACATCTTTATTTCCCCTGTACAGCTCAGGATTAGCTTAGATCAACCAAACAAGTCCTGGCACTGCTGACATTCTCAACATCTTGACATTATTCATCTTCATACAACTTCCAAAAGACTTTAAAACTGAGAAGCGTTTGTGATGCAGTGCACATATGAGGCATTAACTACTGAGTTCCCTGGATCCCCTTGGATCCAAATGTTCTTCTTTTGGGATTTTCttggatatataacatgtaATTGGATAATAGATACTAAGATTCATATCCATTAGGTCAttatttcatttggtatcttttatttttaccaAGTTGTTGTTTAGTTTAAAATAATTATTAGTTAGGTGGATCATTACTTCAGGTAattatctttatttattttccttgtttgtaacGTTATTGTCTTTCTTATTAAGGTATCTCATCTATAAATAGACGAGACATTCATTTGTGAGGAAACTGAAATTTTCTTGACTTCTTGTGTTGTTGCTTACTTTGTTTATTGAATCACTGATCTCTTGTTTCATTCATTCAGTTCAAGTCAGTGTGGAAATTTAAGGAAAAGGGTTATATTGGGAAGTCACAGCATACAGCCACAGACCAGGTTGAAGTAGATCATAACAAGTACACCTTGCGTTGGAGGACCATTAGAGAATTACCTCTGCGTTTCAATAATTGGAAGGCGGACAGTAATAAGCTCACAAAATAGCTCAATAATTTCGTAAGCATCCAAGGTTTTCTGCTCTCTGATTATGTGCTCCACCTGAACAACAACCCAAGATATTACAATTACATGCTGAACAATTCATTTATGTCATATATCAAAGTCAGCGACTAAATAACTTCTGGGTCCTcaatgaaaaatcagaaagcatttttcttttacCCGTATGCGCGCAGTTGCCTCCTGACCGGTCTCAAGAAGCTTAGCAATTTCTTTCCGCATTTGCTTCATCTGTGCCTCCTTCCTATTCCGCAGCAACTTGATGCGAGGAATCGTCAACTTCAAGAGTGTTTTGCTGAAGAACAGAAAGAAACCTATGTCACTATGCTATCTGAAAAGAAGAATCTGAACATACTGATAGGCAGAATGAATGcgtcaccaaaaaaaaaggttcttacaCAAAGCAACCTAACCCCATGAACTAGCTAAACAAATTAGACACATGATTTTCTCTTCACTCTTCATATGGAAAATTGAAGGACCAAGAAGGAGAAAAGCGCCTAAACAGCCATTTCCCCTCAACATTTGAGTTACTATTGCACAAAACGAGCTCAAGATGACCGATCCACTCATTTTATCTAGAGAAAcaggaggaaagaaaagaaaccagatcCCAAATCGACAAAATTTAAAGCCCTTTCTGCAGGATGGCAGTCTAGAAAATTGTTGAAAGTCGACCTAACTCAATCGGTAGAGTAGGGATCCAAGATTGAGTTCAGAAGTACATTAGAATTATATGATGACCACGACGATTGTTGGTCGTCTATGATCGTCTTGATAATGAAGATGGTGATCCATGGTGGTGGGAGAATAAGCACAAGCGGAGAGCAGAAAACCAGATTCGCGTAaggaaaaagggagggaaaaaaagTCTACCATTTTGCGCCCCTGAATCCCTTGTTGAAGAGCGCGTCCAGCATCGACATCTCGACCTGCgattctctcttttcctattttCCTTGAGATCTCGAAAACCAATCCTTCCAAATCGAAACAGCACGCAGATTAAAGAACCAAATTGATGAAAGACCACAAACCTGAACTTATTTTTCTGAGAAATTGAATCTCTCAGAGATACTTGGTAATTAATATCATTGTACAAAACCGTGTAAGAACCACGTAGAAGACTCCCAGGACCTACCTTCCTTCTTCCCTCTTCAGAAACGCCaggaaaggattttttttttccttccccgcgaagtttctctccctctcaagaATTATTTTGTTTCCAGAGCCCAACTCCTCCCAATAATTCCGAAAAGCCTCGCCCATTAATTATTTGGTTGGAGCTTCGCTTTTGTTGACAACCTTTTATCATTGGCCCACATAAA
This window of the Nymphaea colorata isolate Beijing-Zhang1983 chromosome 2, ASM883128v2, whole genome shotgun sequence genome carries:
- the LOC116248799 gene encoding uncharacterized protein LOC116248799, with translation MSMLDALFNKGFRGAKCKTLLKLTIPRIKLLRNRKEAQMKQMRKEIAKLLETGQEATARIRVEHIIREQKTLDAYEIIELFCELITVRLPIIETQRECPLDLKEAISSLCFAAPRCSDLPELIQAQMLFAAKYGREFVTAATELMPDCGVNRQIIELLSVRAPPVEEKLRLLKEIAEEHELDWDPTASEAELLKPHEDLLNGPSQFIDGSKVPLPEVKHDESFYSGSLKDSHEKLDPETGFDILDLPEAPRGSIHPNYEKGAFPDVPPPSAPSHDSIINSAAKGDFVSYETLQHPSKDVSNAPAYRPNPDNFVRNQDEINLHTGSDATTVEPPSYAPVDSSVSGISKTSINHDDANFRTLNVAPDSNVGSREEVHLRANGVMLDSHSHMAPNISLDTEEKKSQSPDKKDSVPVSYVATDTSVSQEEKKQFLPFNPPVTSSGSFQDQRMCSISRTKTAIPADLQDVLAAAQQAAETAESAAAAARSAANLAQIKISQLYDKRGSDLADSGRNDAAEDRELNSTLFDESEQKISSGTGPSYHSGLQTEIHPQGSEEVLHPSFDTPRIERESSNLDDQDVRYERSTSMDDDPFSYPNLFSTQSSYGGHGVYSPTHKHAHDP